The following is a genomic window from Candidatus Omnitrophota bacterium.
GGTAAGCGAGGTCCTTGGCGAAGATGAGCTCGCGGAGATGCTGGTCAGCATTGATACGGTGCAATACCCGACCATCCGGCAATTGAGGGAAAAGATCGCGGCCACGATCGAGGCGTACTTAAAAGAGAGCCCTTCCGCTAAGCTGAAATTCGCGCGTTCAGGAGAAGAGTTCCATTTCATCAAGTCGGTAAGTTTTATTTTACCGACAAACTATATCGTTTATGATCTGAGCGAATTCGCGCGGGTCCTGAGGAAGATCACCATTGACTCTATCTATTTTCATATCTTTGAGGCGCGCCTGCGGCTGGAAAAGGCGGCAAACGACTTTTCATACTGGATAGAGAATTCTTTGGGCGACAAGGAATTGGCTGATAACATTTCCGGCTTTGACCCCTATACCCGCACCCTGGAAGACCTGAGGAAAACAATCGTCCGGATAATCGAAAGAAGGATACGGGATTAGATGGCAAAGATAGAAGAATATATACCTATTGTGGGGCAGTCCATCATCGACGACCTGAGGCTGCTCGGCGAACGCCTGAAAGGCAAGGTCATCCAGCATATAAACTCTACTCCTGTAGGAGGCGGGGTCGCCGAGTTGTTAAACCGCATGGTCCCGTTGTTAAAAGAGCTGGCGGTAGACGCGAGGTGGGACGTAATAAAGGGCGGCGAGCAATTCTTTAACGTGACCAAGAGGTTCCATAACGCGCTGCACGGCAGGGCCGAGGATATAACACAAAGGGATTTTGAAGTATTCCTGGAGACCAGCAGGGAAAACATCGCGAATGTCAATACCTACGGGGATATTGTCTTTGTCCACGACCCGCAGCCGATAGCCCTGATAAAAAAGAGGTCCGAGAACAAATGGCTTTGGCGCTGCCATATTGATGTGTCTAATCCCGACAAAAAGGTCTGGGAGTTTCTAATGGATTTTATTATTCAGTATGACTCGGCGGTATTTTCCGCCCCGGCCTTCTCGCAAAAACTGCCGATAAGGCAATTCTTGATCTCTCCGTCCATCGACCCTTTAAGCGATAAGAACAAAGAGCTGCCGCGGGAGGTGATAGACGGCGTTTTACAAAAATATAATATCAGTAAAAATAAGCCGATAATCACCCAGATATCCCGCTTTGACCGCCTGAAAGACCCTGTAGGTGTGATCGACGCGTATAAGCAGGTAAGAAGATATATCAATTGCCAGCTGGTTTTGGCCGGCGGCGCCGCGGAAGACGACCCGGAGGGCCTGAAGGTCCTTGAGGAAGTTAAAGAGAAGGCCAGGAATGATCCGGATATCCATATATTGCTTTTGCCTCAAAATGATATAGAGGTGAACGCGCTGCAAAGGGCCTCAGACGTCATTATCCAGAAGTCCCTGAGGGAAGGGTTCGGTTTAACGGTCGCCGAGGCCTTGTGGAAGGCAAAGCCGGTTGTGGCCTCCAATGTCGGCGGTATCCCTCTGCAAATAAAACATAAATACTCAGGGCTGCTTTGCCATTCTATTGAGGGGGCCAGTTTTGCCATAAAACAGCTCTTAAGCAGCCCTGAATACGCCGGAAAATTGGGAGAGAACGGGCGCGAACATATAAAAAACAATTTTTTAGTTACGAGGCACTTAAGAGATTATATGCTGCTGTTCCTTTCATTGTATTACCAGGAAGATGTCATTAACCTGTGTTGATTTCGGCGGTTTTGACTTTGATTGACAGAGATATATAGTAAAGGTAGAATAAGGGCTAAAGAAATACAGGCAGAGGTGATAAATATGAATAATATAGACGCCTTAAAGGCCAGGTTACTGGTTGTCTTGAAAGAAAAAAGTTTTCACAAGCAGAAGGTGAAGTTGGCCTCGGGGCTTGAGAGCGATTATTATATTGACGCCCGGGTCACTACTTTAAGCGCCGAAGGCGCCTACCTGGCGGCGAAGATAATGATAGAGATGGCTAAAGGAGAAAAGATAAAGGCGATAGGCGGCCCTACCCTCGGCGCGGACCCCCTTGCCGGCGCTATCGCCGCCGTGAGTTTTCAGGAAGGCGCTCCCATAGACACATTTATCGTAAGGAAGGCGGTTAAGGCGCACGGCAGGCAGAAACGCGTAGAAGGCGCCGCGTTAGAAAAGGGAGACGAGGTTATTTTGATAGACGATGTGGCGACCACGGGCGGCTCCCTCGTTGATGCCATAGGGGCGTTAAAAGAAATGGGCGTCAAGGTCAACAAGGTATTTTGCGTGGTTGACCGGCTGCAGGGAGCGGCAGAAAACCTGCGCAAGTCCGGCTGTGAACTTATTCCCATATTTACCTCAAAGGATTTCGGAGTATAAATGTTAAGGGGCATTTTCGCGTCAGTCCTCGCGTTTTCCCTATGCGGCTGTATCACGGAGTACAACATCGCCACGCGGCAGGAGGAGTTGATATATTACAGCACGGAGAAAGAGGGGCGGTTAGGCGCCTCAGTGGCGGCGGCGATCGAGAAGGAATACAAATTAGCGGAAGACCCTCTGGTGCAGGAACGCGTGCGGCGGATAGGAGAGCGTATCGCGGCCGTTTCCGACCGCAAAGACATAAAGTATCATTTTAAGGTCATAGATGAGGACGAAGTTAACGCCGTGTCATTGCCCGGCGGATATGTCTATTGTTTCAGCGGGCTGATCGAGAAGATAGAGACCGACGACCAGCTGGCCGCGGTGCTGGCGCATGAAGTGGCGCACATTGCCGCCAAGCACAGCATAAAGAAACTCCAGGCGGCGATGGGATATTCGCTTCTGCGCGTCGCGCTCGCGCAGGCAGGGGATGCCAATGCCGCGGCAGGCATTGACGCCGCGGTAAATCAGGCATTCCTGGGTTATTCCCGTGAGGATGAACTTCAGGCCGATACGTTAGGCGTTAAATACACCCGGCTCGCGGGATATGACCCCGACGCGGCGCTGGGGGTCCTTGAGATACTGGAGAAAGAAGGCAGGAAAAGGCCCGCCGGAAGCAAGTCCTACTTTCGCACCCATCCCTATATCCCCGACCGCATAAGAGTGGTCAGGCAGGGGCTGGGCGAAGACATGAGTTTTACGGACTATATCAACATCGAGCAGGAAGTGAAATGAAAAACAATAAGGCGTTCACTCTCGCGGAATTGATATTAGCCGCCGCGATAACGGCGTTTGCCTTCAGCGCCATACTTCTGGGCATATTGACTTATTCGCTGATAGGCAAGAAGGCGCGGCAGATCACTATCGCCACCGGCCATGCCGAATACGTCCTGGAGGAGATAAAGGATTCCACGATCTCTGCTATACAATCAACCGACTGGGCGCAGTGGGCCCGGGATGAAGGGCTGGATGATTTAGATAGAGGGGATGATCTTGAGGCAATAACCGTATCCACGTCAGGGACGAATCCCCTCCTTGTTCAGGTTACTGTCAGTTGGGATGAAGACGGGGCATCCAGAAGCATAGATTTTTACACAAAGGTCGCGGAATGAGAGTGGGGAATAAAAAAAACGGTTTTACGCTGGTAGAGGCCATGATAGTGGTCTTGATATTTTCTTTTATTGTCGCCGCCATATCCGGCGTCCTGCTGGCAGGTAATCAATCGCTGAAGGCAAATTACGCCTCATTCATAGTCCAGCAGCAGGGGCGCGGCTCCCTGTTGAAGATCGCGAGGGAATTGAGGAAGGCCTCAGGGGTGTCGCTTGTTTCTCAAGGGGCGGATTCTATCACCTATCAGGCAAAGGATGCGTTGGGCGCTTCCTATGAAGCCGCTATCTATCTTAACGAGGAAAGCGGCAAGATCATGAAGAGCGTAGGCGGTGTTGATACCGCGACCATAGCGGGGGAAATATCAGGCCTGGCTTTTTATACGCAAGGCAACACCGTGAAAATAGAGGTTACGTCCCAAAAGACAGTCCTGGGCAGGACGCATACCTTTACTCTCGCGGGCAGGGCGCGGGTGAGGAACCTATGAGAATAGTCGGCGATAAAAAAGGCGCCGTGCTTATATTCTGCTATTTTGTAATAGCCATGCTGGCTATAGCGGGCGCCGGGATCTTCGGCTTTGGCATCGTCGAGTTAAGGTCCGCTTCCGTATACCGCGATTCTACCAAGGCATTCTGGCTGGCAGAGGGGGGCCTGCAAGAGGCATTTTATCAGTTAAGACAGGATATCAACTGGGCGCCTGAACCGGTATCCTTCGGCGGCTTCACGGATGGTTCGGCATCGGTAACGGTTGAAAACCTGGGCAGTAAACTCAACATTGTTTCGGTGGGCAATTATGCTTCGCCTCAGGCCACGTTCAATCGCGCGGTCTCGGCTGACGCCTATTTGATCCCTTCTCCCGCCGAGAACACCATTTCTTCCGGAGGCGACCTTGGCCTGTGGGGCGTATTTTCCGATTTAAGGGTGCACGACAAGACGAGGATAAGCGGAGAATTTGAAGAAAGCGGCCCCGGGGCGCAGAGCTGGTTTGAAGACAAGCAGGAGGGCGTAAACTCCGATCACACCACGCTTAAGATACCGGATATGAACGATAACGGAACCGCCGATGAATTTGACGATTTCGTGCTTTTTGCCAGGGACGCGGTCGCGTCAGAGGACCCGGACGATGTGGTGTATATCCAGTCAAATAAC
Proteins encoded in this region:
- a CDS encoding DUF5752 family protein; amino-acid sequence: MPESIKAKEPFRFFTRLHLSELTGLRAVTLGQLLGFIKEVSGSCIYHHTHRYLQQHQYLSPEPPNDFAYWVSEVLGEDELAEMLVSIDTVQYPTIRQLREKIAATIEAYLKESPSAKLKFARSGEEFHFIKSVSFILPTNYIVYDLSEFARVLRKITIDSIYFHIFEARLRLEKAANDFSYWIENSLGDKELADNISGFDPYTRTLEDLRKTIVRIIERRIRD
- a CDS encoding glycosyltransferase, whose translation is MAKIEEYIPIVGQSIIDDLRLLGERLKGKVIQHINSTPVGGGVAELLNRMVPLLKELAVDARWDVIKGGEQFFNVTKRFHNALHGRAEDITQRDFEVFLETSRENIANVNTYGDIVFVHDPQPIALIKKRSENKWLWRCHIDVSNPDKKVWEFLMDFIIQYDSAVFSAPAFSQKLPIRQFLISPSIDPLSDKNKELPREVIDGVLQKYNISKNKPIITQISRFDRLKDPVGVIDAYKQVRRYINCQLVLAGGAAEDDPEGLKVLEEVKEKARNDPDIHILLLPQNDIEVNALQRASDVIIQKSLREGFGLTVAEALWKAKPVVASNVGGIPLQIKHKYSGLLCHSIEGASFAIKQLLSSPEYAGKLGENGREHIKNNFLVTRHLRDYMLLFLSLYYQEDVINLC
- the pyrE gene encoding orotate phosphoribosyltransferase, with the translated sequence MNNIDALKARLLVVLKEKSFHKQKVKLASGLESDYYIDARVTTLSAEGAYLAAKIMIEMAKGEKIKAIGGPTLGADPLAGAIAAVSFQEGAPIDTFIVRKAVKAHGRQKRVEGAALEKGDEVILIDDVATTGGSLVDAIGALKEMGVKVNKVFCVVDRLQGAAENLRKSGCELIPIFTSKDFGV
- a CDS encoding M48 family metallopeptidase, whose amino-acid sequence is MLRGIFASVLAFSLCGCITEYNIATRQEELIYYSTEKEGRLGASVAAAIEKEYKLAEDPLVQERVRRIGERIAAVSDRKDIKYHFKVIDEDEVNAVSLPGGYVYCFSGLIEKIETDDQLAAVLAHEVAHIAAKHSIKKLQAAMGYSLLRVALAQAGDANAAAGIDAAVNQAFLGYSREDELQADTLGVKYTRLAGYDPDAALGVLEILEKEGRKRPAGSKSYFRTHPYIPDRIRVVRQGLGEDMSFTDYINIEQEVK
- a CDS encoding type II secretion system protein; this encodes MKNNKAFTLAELILAAAITAFAFSAILLGILTYSLIGKKARQITIATGHAEYVLEEIKDSTISAIQSTDWAQWARDEGLDDLDRGDDLEAITVSTSGTNPLLVQVTVSWDEDGASRSIDFYTKVAE
- a CDS encoding prepilin-type N-terminal cleavage/methylation domain-containing protein — its product is MRVGNKKNGFTLVEAMIVVLIFSFIVAAISGVLLAGNQSLKANYASFIVQQQGRGSLLKIARELRKASGVSLVSQGADSITYQAKDALGASYEAAIYLNEESGKIMKSVGGVDTATIAGEISGLAFYTQGNTVKIEVTSQKTVLGRTHTFTLAGRARVRNL